Part of the Halopenitus persicus genome is shown below.
CCGAGAGGAGGCCGTGGAGGTCCGATTCGCAGTACTCGGTCCCGTCGAGCAGCTCCCGGACCGACAGCGGGCCGCGGTCGACCAGCGCGACGAGGAGCCCCAGGGACCGGTCGTCGTGGACCGCGGTGAGGACGCGGCGCACCGACGCCGGCGCGACCGCGGCCGCCGCGGTTTCGAGCCCGGACTCGTCGCTGATCGGTTCCAGGTCGGCGGTCGGAACGTACCGCTCCTCGCCCGTTTCGGGGTCGCGAACCCGACTCGAGTCCGCCGACCGTTTCACGAGCAGATAGCGGTTGCCGGACGCGTCACGGACCGGTTTCACGGGTCGACTCAGGGCCGCAACGTGGATTAGGGTTGCGACCCGTCCGGATTCGGATCGGTCGTTTCCGACCCGTCCGACCCATCCGACTCGTCCGCGCCCTCGTTCGACCCATCCGACCCGTCCGCGTCCTCGTCCTCCGTGTCGCGCTCTCGCCGATACTGCTGCCACGACCGGTAGTGCTGGAACGTTCGGATGCCCGCGAGCACGCCGAGTCCGGCGAGGCCGAGACCGATCGACCACTGGCCCCGGAAGTACACGAGCATCGCGCCGAGGCTGACACAGAAGAGCGCGGCGTTGCTCAACAGCACGCAGACGATGAACGTCCGGTAGGTCCGCGGATCGAGGTCGGAACCGAGTCCGAAATCGTCGGCGTCCGGCTCCGGGAAGCGATCCTCGTAGTTCTCGACCGAGGGCTGGTCGGGCGCGAGCTCCTCCTCGGCGGGGCTCGTCTCGTCGAACGCGAACTCGACGTCGTCATCGCCCTCCCTCGGAAGCACGTCTCCCGGTCCGAGCGAGGCAAGGAAAGGCGTTCCGGTCGGATCCACGACTCAAGCCGGTCGAGCGAACCGCGGGAACCGGACAAACGGGTCGGACCGGTGAGCCGGACGGACCGGCGGGTGGATCGGCGAGCCGGACGGACCGCTACATCGAGTCAGGCCACGTCTCGAAGCCGAACCGTGTTGCTGGACTCGACCCACGCGAGCGGGTTATCCGGATCGAAAAGCACGACGTTGCCCCCGTCCTCATAGGCCTCGACGTCGGTCACGCCTGCTTGACCGTCCGAGCGCTGCCTCTCGTCCGCATTGGGGGTGGACGTCATGGAACGTGCTAAGATGTACCACAATATATGCCTTTCCGTCGGCGAGGTCGGAGTTCGAACCCGGACCGGCCGGACGCGCCCCTCCCGAATGGTCGACCTTTTTAGCCGGGTGCGACAAAGGCGGCGTATGACGCAGACGGGGCTCACCGAGTTCTCATCCGGCGGGGACGCCGCCACCGACGCGGGCGACGGCACCGACGACGGCCGGTCGGCGGAGGTCGTTCGCGAGGAGGCTCGCGTCGTGGCCGGCGGTGGCGGCGGCCACGTCAACGACGTGGTCGACGTCGACGACGCGAAGTTCCCCGACTCGACCGGAACCGTCGAGCTGGCGGTCACGCAGGTCGATTACGCCGTCGAGGGGCGCGGCAGCGACGAGTATCCCGTCGTCCACGTGTTCGGGCGCCGGCCGAACCCCGACGGCGAGGACGTCCGTGAACACCTCCGCGTGCTCGGCGTCGAGCCCTACTTCTACGTGCCGACGGCCGACCTCGAGCGCGACCCGGTCGAGGAGTACGACGTCGTGATCGGCACCCGAGAATCGGACGCCAACGACGTCGCCTACGAGAGCATCCGCGGCGAGCCGCTCACCCGGATCGTCACGCGCACGCCGCGTGACGTCGGAAACATCCGTGACGACTTCGAGACGACCTTCGAGGCCGACATCCTGTTCCCGAACCGCTTTCTGATCGACAACGGGATCGCCGGCGGGCTTCGGGTCGAGGAGCGGCGGCTCGAGGACGGCCGGATCCAGGTCGCAGAGAACCACCTCGAACCGGCCGCCGTCGAGGCCGACGTCCGGGTGAACACCTTCGACATCGAGGTCGACGACCGGCGAGGATTCCCGGAGGACGGTGAGGAACCGATCGTCTGTCTGACCAGCCACGACTCCTACGACGACGAGTACGTCGTCTGGCTCTACGAGGCTCCCGGGGGTGACGCGTCGCCGCCCGAGGATCTACCGGAGTACGAGGGGATCGAGGACGGCGGCATCGACGCCCGCGTCGAGTCCTTCGAGACCGAGGAGGCGATGCTGGCGGCGTTCATCGACTACCTCCGCGAGACCGACCCCGACGTCCTCTGCGGGTGGAACTTCGAGGACTTCGACGCGCCCTACCTCCTCGATCGGCTGGAACGGCTCGATTCCCGGACCGACCACGACCTCTCGGTCGACCGGCTCTCGCGGATCGGCGAGGTCTGGCGATCGGGCTGGGGCGGCCCGGACATCAAGGGGCGGGTCGTCTTCGACCTGCTGTACGCCTACAAGCGCACGCAGTTCACGGAGCTCGAGTCCTACCGGCTCGACGCCGTCGGGGAGACGGAACTCGACGTCGGCAAGGAACGATACGCCGGCGACATCGGAGACCTGTGGGAGCAGGACCCGGAACGGCTGCTCGAGTACAACCTTCGTGACGTCGAGCTCTGCGTGGAGATCGACCGCAAGCAGAACCTGATCGACTTCTGGAACGAGGTGAAGAAGTTCGTCGGCTGCAAGCTCGAGGACGCGCCCACGCCCGGCGACGCGGTCGACGTCTACGTCCTGCACAAGGCCCACGGCAAGTTCGCGCTCCCGACGAAGGGCCAACAGGAGTCCGAGGAGTTCGAGGGCGGCGCCGTCTTCGACCCGATCTCCGGCGTCAAGGAGATGGTGACCGTACTCGATCTGAAATCACTCTACCCGATGTGCATGGTGACGATCAACGCGGGCCCGGAGACGAAAGTCGATCCCGACGAGTACGACGGCGAGACGTACCTGGCGCCCAACGGGACCCACTTCCGCAAGGAGCCGGACGGCATTATGCGCGAGATGGTCGACGAACTGCTCTCCGAGCGCGAACGGAAGAAGGAGCTCCGAAACGACCACGATCCGGGCACCCAGCCGTACGAGCAGTACGACCGACAGCAGGCAGCTGTCAAGGTTATTATGAACTGTTTCACGCCGGACACCGACGTCCTCACGCCGGACGGCGTACGGTCGATCACGGACCTCGAGGTCGGCGACGAGGTGTACTCGCTCGATCCGGAGACGGAGGAAATGGAAGTCAAGAGCGTCGAGGAGACCCACGCGTATCCGGAGTATCGCGGCGAGCTCGTGGACATCGAGACTTCCAACATCGACTTTCGGGTCACGCCGAACCACCGGATGCTCGTCCGGAAGAACGAGACGAACGGGATCACCGAAGACGGCTACGAGTTCGTCGAGGCCGGCGACCTCGATCGGGCGACGAACTACGAGCTCCCGCACGGCTGGGACGGGCCTGACGGCGATCGGATCGAGGAGGTGGATCTCACGGAACTGATCACCGGCGAGTACGAGGTGTGGGTCCGGCCGGAAGTACACGGACATACCTTCACCGCCGAGCTCGGCTGGACGCCCCGGCGCGTCCCGAAGGCCGACCTCGGGCAGGTCGGCTACGTCTTTACTGCCGAGGAGTTCGAGGACCACCGTGAGTACGTCGAGTCGGTCTGTGAGACGAGTTTCATCCACCGCGAATCCGGGCGGAAGTGGGTCCCACGGACCTACGACGGCGACGACTTCCTCGACCTGTTGGCGTGGTACATCACGGAGGGGAACGTCTACACGTCCGAGGAGAAGACGTTCGGGAACCACCACCGCGGATCCGCGACGACGGTGAAGATCGCCCAGAACGCGATCCCGGACGGCGGCGGCCATCACGCAGGGATCGGCGACCTCCTCGACGGGATGGGGCTCGACTGCTACGTCGACGACCGCGCACATCAGTTCACGTCACTGCTCCTCGGGGAGCTGCTTCGAGAACGCTGTGGCGGGGACAGCTTCGACAAGCGGATCCCCGAGTTCGTCTTCGAGGCGACCGGCGAACAGAAGCGGCGATTCCTGGAGACGCTCATCGACGGCGACGGAGATAGACAGTCCAACTCCTGGCGGTATACGACCTCGAGCGACCGGCTTCGGGACGACGTTCTCAGGCTCTGTGCGCACCTGGGGTTGACCGCGAAGTACGCGCGAGACAGCGGGAGTTGGCGGATCTACGTGGGCGAAGACACGAAGAACACGCTCCGGATGCACCGGAGCGGGTCGACGAGCCAGGCCGAGGAGGGCGTCTACTGCGTCACCGTTGCCGACAACCACACGCTGCTTGCCGGGCGCAACGGAACGTTCCAGTTCGTCGGTCAGTCGCTGTACGGCGTCACGGGATGGGATCGATTCCGACTCTACGACAAGGAGGGCGCAGCGGCCGTGACGGCGACGGGCCGTGAGGTGATCTCCTTCACCGAGGAGGCGGCGTCGGAAATTGATATGGAAGTGACATATGGGGACACTGACAGCGTTATGTTGGAGCTCGGACAGGAAACCGGAGTCGAGTCCGCCATCGAGCAGTCGTTCGCGATCGAGGACCACATCAACGGCCGATACGACGACTTCGCGCGCGAGGAGTTGAACGCGGAGATGCACCGCTTCCAGATCGAGTTCGAGAAGCTCTACCGGCGCTTCTTCCAGGCGGGACGCAAGAAGCGGTACGCGGGTCACATCGTCTGGAAGGAGGGGAAGGACGTCGACGACATCGACATCACCGGCTTCGAGTACAAGCGCTCGGACATCGCGCCGATCACGAAGGAGGTGCAAAAGCGCGTCATCGAGACGATCGTCACCGGTGACGACATCGAGGAGGACATGGCGGAGGTGAAGACGTACCTCTCGGACGTCATCGACGACTTCCTCTCCGGGGAGGTGGATCTCGAGGAGATCGGCATCCCGGGCGGGATCGGGAAGCGTCTGGACGCCTACGAGACGGACACCGCGCAGGTCCGCGGGGCGAAATACGCCAACCTGCTGCTCGACACGAACTTCGATCGGGGATCCAAGCCGAAGCGGCTCTACCTCGAGAAGGTTCACCCGGACTTCTGGCGGCGGATCGAGGACGAACGGGGGCTCGATCCCCACACCGATCCGTTGTACGGCGAGTTCAAACGCGATCCGGACGTGATCTGCTATGAGTACGCCGACGAGATCCCCGAGGAGTTCTCCATCGACTGGGAGCTGATGCTCGAGAAGACGCTGAAGGGACCGATATCACGAGTGATCGAGGCGCTCGGGATGAGCTGGGATGAGATCAAAACCGGACAGGAGCAGAGCGGCCTCGGTCAATTCATGTGAGGTGAGGGGCCGATCCCGACCGCTGATCCACACGGTTTTTCGTTTCGAAAAGAAAATTTTCTCTTGACACCCGTTTGCACGGGGGAATCCGTAACCATTAACCGCGGTAGCGACCAGTATTCACGTACGAGGAATCAATATAGCCATGGCAACTCTCGAGATCAACAACCTCCACGCCGAAGTGGCCGAAGAGGGCGGAGAACACATCCTCCGTGGCGTCGACCTGGAGGTCGCCTCCGGGGAGATCCACGCGCTGATGGGGCCGAACGGCTCCGGCAAGTCGACGACCGCGAAGGTCATCGCCGGACATCCGGCCTACGAGGTCACCGACGGCGAGATCATCCTTCACCTCGACGAGGACGACGTCGACGACGTCGATGTCGAACTCGACGAGGAGGACTATCGGTGGAACCTCCTGGAGCTGGAGCCCAACGAGCGCGCCGCGCTCGGCATCTTCCTCGGATTCCAGTATCCGGCGGAGATCGAGGGCGTCACCATGACGAACTTCCTCCGGCAGGCGCTCAACGCGAAACACGATGAGCGCGAGGAGCTCTTCGCGGGCGAGGACGAGGCCGACGCGGACGGCGAGGACGAGGACGCGGGCTACGAGACCTCCCCGATGGAGGGGCCCGCGGACGACGGCGAGATCGGCGTCGCCGAGTTCCAGGAGCTGCTCACGGAGAAGATGGACCTGCTCGACATGGACGAGAAGTTCATGCAGCGGTACCTCAACGCCGGGTTCTCCGGCGGCGAGAAGAAGCAGAACGAGGTCCTGCAGGCCGCCCTGCTGGAGCCGGCGATCGCGGTCCTCGACGAGATCGACTCGGGGCTCGACATCGACCGCCTCCAGGACGTCTCCGAGGGGATCAACGCGCTTCGCGACGAACAGGGAACCGGCATCCTCCAGATCACCCACTACCAGCGCATCCTCGACTACGTCGAGCCCGACCACGTGCACGTGATGCTCGACGGCAAGATCGCCAAAAGCGGCGGCGCCGAGCTGGCGACCGAGCTCGAGGACGAGGGGTACGACTGGGTCCGCGAGGAAGCCTACGAGGCGGCGTAACGTCTCGTGATTACGCATACACCTATCCGACAGGAGACGTAACCAACACACAATGAGTTCAGAAGACCTGCAAGACACCGACACCGAAGCCCGCTTCGAGTTCAAGAAGGAACAGAAGTCGGCCTTCCAGGCGGAGAAGGGGCTCACCGAGGAGACCATCCGCCTCATCTCGGAGGACAAGGACGAACCGGAGTGGATGCTCCAGCGGCGCCTTCGCGCGCTCGAGCAGTTCCACGAGATGCCGATGCCGACCGACTGGCCCGGACAGCCGGACCTCTCGGAGGTCGACGTCGACGAGATCATCCCGTACATCCGGCCGGACGTGGACGTCCGGGCCGGCGTGGACGACTGGACGGAGCTGCCCGACGACATCAAGGACACCTTCGACAAGCTCGGCATTCCGGAGGCCGAGAAGAACGCCCTCTCGGGCGTCGGCGCCCAGTACGAGTCCGAGGTCGTCTACCAGAACATGCGCGACCGATGGGAGGAGAAGGGCGTCATCTTCTGCAATATGGACAAGGCCGTCCAGGAACACGAGGAGCTCGTCCGCGAGCACTTCATGACGAAGTGCGTCCCGCCGTCGGACAACAAGTTCGCCGCGCTCCACGGGGCGATCTGGTCGGGCGGATCGTTCGTCTACGTGCCAGAGGACACGACCGTCGATATGCCCGTCCAGGCGTACTTCCGGATGAACTCCGAGGGGATGGGCCAGTTCGAGCACACGCTCATCATCGCCGAGGAGAGCTCCGAGGTCCACTACATCGAGGGCTGCTCGGCGCCGAAGTACTCGGCGTTCAACCTCCACTCCGGCGGCGTCGAGGTGTTCGTCGGCGAGGACGCCCACGTCCAGTACTCGACCGTGCAGAACTGGTCGAAGAACACCTACAACCTGAACACCAAACGCGCCATCGTCGAGGAGAACGGCCGGATGGAGTGGATCTCCGGATCGATGGGGTCGAAGGCGACGATGCTGTACCCGTCGACGATCCTGAAGGGCCGCGGCGCCTCCGACAACCACATCACGATCGCCTTCGCGGGCGAGGGCCAGGACATCGACACCGGCGCGAAGGTCTACCACAACGCGCCGAACACCAAATCCACGATCGAGTCGAAGTCGATCTCCAAGGACGGCGGCCGGACGAACTACCGCGGGCTCGTCCACATCGCCGACGGAGCCGAGGGCTCCTCGACCGCCGTCGAGTGTGACGCGCTGATGTTCGACAACGAGTCCACCTCCGACACGATGCCGTACATGGAGATCAACGAATCGACCGTCGACGTCGCCCACGAGGCGACCGTCGGGAAGATCGGCGACGAGGACATCTTCTACCTCCAGTCGCGCGGTCTCGACGACGACGACGCCAAGCAGATGATCGTCTCGGGCTTCATCGAGCCGATCACGGAGGAGCTGCCCATCGAGTACGCCGTCGAGCTGAACCGACTGGTGGAACTCGAGATGGAGGGTTCACTCGGATAACATGAGCACGCAGGTACTCGACAGCCTCTCGGAGGACACGGTCAGACGCATCGCCGAGGAACGTGACGAGCCCGACTGGCTCCTCGAAACGCGGTTGGACGCGCTCGAGGCGCTCGATGAGCTCGATCTGCCGGACGTCATTCAGACGCCCGGCCGCCGCTGGACGAACCTCGAGGCGCTCGATTTCGAATCGTTGGTCGATCCGCTCGATCAGGCCGACGTCACCGAGCGCGACGGCGAGGACGACGTCGTCGTCCTCCCCTTCACGGAGGCGTTCGCGGAGTACGGCGACGTCATCGAGGCGAACTTCGGGTCCGTCCTGGATCCACAGGAGAACTATCTCACCGCGCTCTCGGTCGCGCTGTTCACGACCGGGACGTTCGTCTACGTCCCCGCCGGCGTCGACGCCGAGGACGTGACGATCCGGGCGGAGATGAACTCCCGGTCGCTGTTCAGTCAGACGCTCGTCGTCACCGAGGAATCCTCGTCGGTCACGATCCTCGAGGGGATCGAATCCGGTACGGACGCCGCGGCGGACGCGAGTCCGGCCGACGCCGACCGGTACTTCTCGAACCTGGTCGAGGTCGTCGCCGGCGAGAACGCCTACGTCCAGTACGGCTCGCTGCAGAACCTGGCGGCGGACACCTACACGTACACGCTCAAGCGCGGCGCGACGGACACCTACTCGACTATCAACTGGATCGAAGGGAATCTCGGGTCCGCGCTCACCCGGTCGGACGTCGAGACGGAGCTCGACGGCGACGATTCGGAGACCCAGATCGTCGGCGCCTTCTTCGGGCACGGCGACCAGCACCTCGATCTCAACGCGCGCGTCTGGCACAACGCCGAGAACACGACCGCCGACCTCGTCACGCGCGGCGTGCTCGACGAGGAGGCCCGGTCGGTCTACGAGGGCGTCCAGGACGTCGGCCGCGAGGCCTGGAACACCTCCTCCTACCAGCGGGAGAACACGCTGATGCTGTCGGACGACGCCGAGGCGGACGCGTCCCCGAAGCTCATCATCCACAACCACGACACCGAGGCGTCCCACTCGGCGACCGTGGGACAGGTGGATGCCGAGGAGCTGTTCTACATGGAGAGCCGCTCCATCGACGAGGAGACCGCGCGGAACATGCTCGTCGAGGGCTTCTTCGTGCCCGTCTTCGAGGAGATCCGCGTCGACGAGTTCCGCGACGACCTCGAGGACCTCGTGCAGGCGCGGCTGCGGTAGGCGCGGCTCGGACCCCCCGGTTCGGAACGCACCGCGTCGCTGGCCCGCCGCTTCGGTTGGGGATTCGGCCCGGTTCGAGGGGAACTTCTTAAGTCGGTCACCACCTGAGAGACGTGTATGCGACCGGTATCGCCGATCGGGGGTGTTCGATGAGCGTCGGAAACCGGATCACCTCCGACGATCAGCTCGCGCGCCTCCTCCAGATCGGAATCGTTCTCGAGGAGGTCGTCGAAGCGCGCGCGTACCACCACTACTCGAGCCTGGACGCGGAGCTCGACGCGGAGGTCGAGGACCTGCTGGAACACGCCGCCGAGGAGTCGGCCGACCACCGGCGACGACTCGAGGACCTCATCGAGGACCTCGGCGTCGAGAGCGTTCCCTTCGACGAGATCGAGGGGTTGGTCGAGGCCCGCTACGGGCGGACCCAGCCCGACGACTTCGACGGCGTGCTCTACGACGCGCTCTGTAACGAGGAGACGGCCTACAAGTTCTACGACGACCTCATCGAGGCGATCGAAGCCTCGGACGCCGAGTTCTCGGTCGACCGCGAGGAACTGATCGCGACGCTGTCGGCGATCCGCGAGGAGGAGGCCGAGGGCGTCGAGGAGGTCACGGCGATCATGGAGGAACGATGAGGGAGACGAGAGCCCACACCGACGACCGACCGACCGCGACGATCCAGGAGGGTCAGCCGTGAACACCGCCGACCAGTATCTCAAGACGATCTACCTGATCCAGAACCAGGAGGACGGGCCGGCCTCGACGGGGTCGATCGCCGACGCCCTCGACGTGAGTCCCGCCAGCGCGAACGAGATGATCGGCAAGCTCGAGGAGCGCGGTCTGGCGGACCACGAGAAGTACAAGGGCGTGAAGCTCTCCGAGGAGGGGATCGTCCGCGCCCGGGACGCGCTCCAGACCTACTGCATCATCGAGCGCTTCCTCGCGAACGTGCTCGGGGTCGAGGAGTTCCGCGCCGAGGCGCGCCAGCTGGAGGCCGTGATCGACGATACCGTCGCGGATCGGCTCGATACGATCATCGACCGGGAGCCCGAGTGTCCGGACTGCTTCGACGCGGAGGCGGACGCCTGTGCCTGCCTCGAGGCGGCCTTCGAGGGCGCGGACTGAGGCGACCGGCCGCGATCGATCTTCCCACCTATTTAACGCCTACACCGAGCTACGTTCGTGTATGGCTGAGGCCAGAGGCGCCAGTTCGAACCGAGCTGGAGAAGTCGCAGAGAACATCGTGAGTACGAAACTCCTCCGTCTCGGATACAACGTCGCAGAGCCACGGATCCCCTGCCCGTATGACGTGATCGCCGATTTGGATGACCAGCTCGTGAAGGTGCAAGTAAAACGGGGATTTGATGATTCAAGCCGGGACGAGACTCTTCGTGTTAATCTGCTTGGCTCGATTCATAAAGGCGGTACGGAGTACAAAAGCGTCAAATATCAGCCGGACGAAGTCGACTCGTTCGCAATATACGATCCCATACAGGACGAAGTATACTGGCTTTGGTTCGACGAGGCGCCGTCCACGGAACTCCGGCGAAAATATACATCGTTAAGGCGTCATAGGATCGAACAAAAATTGTAGTCTCATAGTCCCGTGGTGTAGCTGGCCAATCATATGGGCCTTTGGAGCCCATGACGGCGGTTCGAATCCGCCCGGGACTATCCCATCCTCTATTTGTAGTCCAGACCCACAGCGATCAGCCACGCGCACCCGACTCGCATCGTCCGGTATGGACGGACGGCGCTCACGCAGCCACACGCGAAGCGAGTACTCACGGCCACGGATGTGCGACGTAGTTCCATCCTGTGCCGTCGGTCAACCGCGTGCGGATCAGATTCCGCTCCACGGCATTCGCGACCGTGGGCGTCACGAGCGGAATCTCGTCATCTTCGGTCGGATTATGGGCATCGATTACATCCTCAAGGAATTCCCAGCCCTCCGATCGCGCCGCCTCGTCGAGGGCGTCACTGATGCGCTCGTGGTACGGCCAGAACACGTCCCGATACGTATCGCCACTTTGGTTCCCCGAGCACCGATTTGCGGTGCGGCGTGACGACGCCTACCGTTACATCTATTGTGCATCGTAACGTACTGGATCGTAACGATGAAGACGGTCACCACGCGCATCCCGAAAGACGACGAGGAGGCACTCGCCGAACTGGAAGCGGAGATGAGTGCCGATCGCTCGGAAGTGCTTCGTCGCCTCATCCGACAGGGCCTGGATGACTGGCGCACGGAACGGGCACTCGACCAGCTTCGAGACCATACCATTACGCTCCGAAAAGCAGCCGAACTGGCGGACGTCTCCTACGTCGAGATACTGACGCTCGCCGCCGAAGAGGGCATCGACGTCGGGTACACGACCGACGACCTCGAACGCGACCTCGACCGCATCTAATGGTCGTCGTAGGCTCGTCCGCGCTGATTCCGCTCGCGTGGGTCAGTCGACTCGACCTCGTCTCGACTACGTTCGACGAGATTCGAACGACCGAGGACGTCCGCGAGGAAGTCCTCACCGAGGGCAAGCGCGGCACGGCGACCCTCGACGAGTTTCTGGCGGACGTGACCGTTCACGACACGCCGATCCGGGCCGCTGAGGTGGCGTCGATGGAGGGGATCGCGGTGGCCGACGCGTCCGTGATCCTGCTGGCGGACGACGACGAGGAAGTTCTCCTCGCCAACGACAAAGGGTTGATCGAGGTCGCCCGGAGCCACGGGGTTGAGTGCTGGTGGGTGACGACGCTGTTGCTCAGTTGTACCAAAGGTGGGGTGGTGACAGCGGATGAGGCGGTCGATCTCCTCTACGACCTCGTGGACGAGGGGATGAACCTCCACCCGCAGGTCTACGCGCAGGTGCAGAAGAAACTCCGAGAACTCGGGGACTGATTCGGAGCACTCGACAGCCGGAGTGACGCACTCAACAGATTGCAAGCGGTACCCCGCTACCGCCTCAGTCGCCCTGGACGGTCCGTTGGATGTCCTCGACGACCTCGGGGTTGCGCAGGGTGCTCGTGTTGCCGAGTTCCTCGTCGTTCGCGATGTTCTCGAGGAGGCGGCGCATGATCTTCCCGGAGCGCGTCTTGGGGAGCTCGGGCGTGAAGATCACCTGCTCGGGCTTGGCGATCGGGCCGATCGCCTCGTTGACGCCGTCGATGATTCGCTGGCGAAGGTCGTCGGTCTCCTCGTAGCCCTCCTCGGTGATGACGTAGGCGTAGACGGCCTCGCCCTTGATGTCGTGGTCGCCGCCGACGACGGCGGCCTCGGCGACGCCCTCGACGCCGACGATCGCCGACTCGATCTCCATCGTGCCCAGCCGGTGGCCGGAGACGTTGATCACGTCGTCGACGCGGCCGAGAACGGTGATGTAGCCGTCGTCGTCGATCTTCGCGCCGTCCTCGGGGAAGTAGACCCAGTCGTCGGGGTCGTCGCTGTCGACGTCGGAGTACTCGGCCCAGTACTCGTCGATGTAGCGCTCGTCGTTGTTATAGAGGGTGCGCAGCATTCCCGGCCAGGGTTTTTGAACGGTGAGGTAGCCGGCCTCGCCCGCACCGATCTCCTCGCCGGCGGTGTCGACGATCCGGACGTCGAGTCCCGGCAGCGGCGGCCCGGCGGATCCGGGCTTCATGTCGCCGATCCCGGGCAGCGTGGTGATCATCATCCCGCCCGTTTCGGTCTGCCACCAGGTATCGACGATCGGACACTCCTCGCCGCCGATGTGCTTGTAGTACCACTTCCACGCGCGCGGGTTGATGGGCTCGCCGACGGTGCCGAGCAGCCGGAGGCTCGAGAGGTCGTGGTCGGCAGGGTACTCCTCGCCCCACTTCATAAACGCCCGGATCGCCGTCGGGGCAGTGTACAGCTGGGTCGCCTCGTACTCCTCGATGATCTCCCAGAGCCGGTCGCGGTCGGGGTGGTCCGGCGTGCCCTCGTACATCATCGTCGTCGTCCCGAGCGCGAGGGGCCCGTAGACGATGTAGGAGTGGCCGGTTATCCACCCGATGTCGGCCGAACAGAAGTAGGTGTCCTCCGGCTTGACGTCGAGGACCGCCTGCGAGGTCCAGCTCGCCCACGCCAGGTAGCCGCCGGTCGTGTGCTTGACGCCCTTCGGCTTGCCCGTCGTTCCGGAGGTGTACATCAGGAACAGCATGTCCTCCGCGTCCCGCGTGACGGGCTCGACCGTGTCGCCCTCGTGGCCGGCGAGCAGGTCGTCGTAGGTCGTCTGGTCGGCT
Proteins encoded:
- the sufD gene encoding Fe-S cluster assembly protein SufD, translating into MSTQVLDSLSEDTVRRIAEERDEPDWLLETRLDALEALDELDLPDVIQTPGRRWTNLEALDFESLVDPLDQADVTERDGEDDVVVLPFTEAFAEYGDVIEANFGSVLDPQENYLTALSVALFTTGTFVYVPAGVDAEDVTIRAEMNSRSLFSQTLVVTEESSSVTILEGIESGTDAAADASPADADRYFSNLVEVVAGENAYVQYGSLQNLAADTYTYTLKRGATDTYSTINWIEGNLGSALTRSDVETELDGDDSETQIVGAFFGHGDQHLDLNARVWHNAENTTADLVTRGVLDEEARSVYEGVQDVGREAWNTSSYQRENTLMLSDDAEADASPKLIIHNHDTEASHSATVGQVDAEELFYMESRSIDEETARNMLVEGFFVPVFEEIRVDEFRDDLEDLVQARLR
- a CDS encoding ferritin family protein, translated to MSVGNRITSDDQLARLLQIGIVLEEVVEARAYHHYSSLDAELDAEVEDLLEHAAEESADHRRRLEDLIEDLGVESVPFDEIEGLVEARYGRTQPDDFDGVLYDALCNEETAYKFYDDLIEAIEASDAEFSVDREELIATLSAIREEEAEGVEEVTAIMEER
- a CDS encoding metal-dependent transcriptional regulator, with translation MNTADQYLKTIYLIQNQEDGPASTGSIADALDVSPASANEMIGKLEERGLADHEKYKGVKLSEEGIVRARDALQTYCIIERFLANVLGVEEFRAEARQLEAVIDDTVADRLDTIIDREPECPDCFDAEADACACLEAAFEGAD
- a CDS encoding group I intron-associated PD-(D/E)XK endonuclease, which gives rise to MAEARGASSNRAGEVAENIVSTKLLRLGYNVAEPRIPCPYDVIADLDDQLVKVQVKRGFDDSSRDETLRVNLLGSIHKGGTEYKSVKYQPDEVDSFAIYDPIQDEVYWLWFDEAPSTELRRKYTSLRRHRIEQKL
- a CDS encoding UPF0175 family protein, which translates into the protein MKTVTTRIPKDDEEALAELEAEMSADRSEVLRRLIRQGLDDWRTERALDQLRDHTITLRKAAELADVSYVEILTLAAEEGIDVGYTTDDLERDLDRI
- the acs gene encoding acetate--CoA ligase, which encodes MSDSDEGPELEARLAEQDVFEPPASFVDQANVTDPAIYEEFEENWPDCWEAAADLLEWEEPYDRVLDDDSPPFYEWFTGGKLNASANCLDRHLAERGDEAAIEWVGEPVDEANRTYTYEELHREVNEAAAALRDLGVGEDDVVTLYMPMIPELPIVMLACARIGAPHSVVFAGFSADALATRMNAADSEYLVTCDGYYRRGDPLDHLSKATEGLADVDHDTESVIVERLAANGDGFDHDLAADQTTYDDLLAGHEGDTVEPVTRDAEDMLFLMYTSGTTGKPKGVKHTTGGYLAWASWTSQAVLDVKPEDTYFCSADIGWITGHSYIVYGPLALGTTTMMYEGTPDHPDRDRLWEIIEEYEATQLYTAPTAIRAFMKWGEEYPADHDLSSLRLLGTVGEPINPRAWKWYYKHIGGEECPIVDTWWQTETGGMMITTLPGIGDMKPGSAGPPLPGLDVRIVDTAGEEIGAGEAGYLTVQKPWPGMLRTLYNNDERYIDEYWAEYSDVDSDDPDDWVYFPEDGAKIDDDGYITVLGRVDDVINVSGHRLGTMEIESAIVGVEGVAEAAVVGGDHDIKGEAVYAYVITEEGYEETDDLRQRIIDGVNEAIGPIAKPEQVIFTPELPKTRSGKIMRRLLENIANDEELGNTSTLRNPEVVEDIQRTVQGD